A part of Solicola gregarius genomic DNA contains:
- a CDS encoding glycoside hydrolase family protein, whose product MRLRRLRWRAVLAILTVVSAAATVTAPAATSADRPASGERTAKVVQKPYERVDRGVGAGERFRIYDPSVGESKQWYINDHTFVQGPDGTWHMFGITHEEPANPLDETYFAHATADSLTQEQWVKQEPVMHADPDSGETHVWAPYVMEHDGTYYMFYAGGTDDHERYRMQLATSTDLYHWERHPENPLFTDGYDARDPMVLRVGDQWVMYYTANSRPDGGHHIVAYRTSDDLVHWSERGVALKHPVTGTFGGPTESPYVVQDGDDYYLSTCCTSNYTDTRVYHSNDPLHFDVSDEVGQIDEHASEIVRDGDDLYVSGAGWGQGGLYLRPLDLDKELVTEGRIIKTGGYRLDLQTAPHASIRSMDVRARGGWRRVLNDDFRATAPYLAVGNFGSTDPAGKPRRVAVRKDGRRLALRGVPLGDEPARVDWRFRFSPSTSTCPPTGMSTAARMRRCGRSPCPSTRRCRGSATTRTSTATQVTSPGSRASRSPARDARRSPPRTCATLRGAATTGSSTVRWAPSSGRRCGPRVANRWPVRPTRAAPGESARHRAAATARSASGSTVP is encoded by the coding sequence ATGAGATTGCGACGACTACGGTGGCGCGCCGTACTTGCGATCCTGACCGTTGTCTCCGCCGCGGCCACCGTCACGGCACCGGCGGCGACATCGGCCGATCGACCAGCGAGCGGAGAGCGTACGGCGAAGGTCGTGCAGAAGCCGTACGAGCGGGTCGACCGCGGCGTCGGGGCCGGCGAGCGTTTCCGCATCTACGACCCCTCGGTCGGCGAGTCGAAGCAGTGGTACATCAACGACCACACCTTCGTACAAGGCCCCGACGGCACCTGGCACATGTTCGGCATCACCCACGAGGAGCCGGCGAACCCGCTCGACGAGACGTACTTCGCGCATGCGACCGCCGACTCCCTGACGCAGGAGCAGTGGGTCAAGCAGGAGCCGGTGATGCACGCCGACCCCGACAGCGGCGAGACCCACGTCTGGGCGCCGTACGTGATGGAGCACGACGGCACGTACTACATGTTCTACGCGGGCGGCACGGATGACCACGAGCGCTATCGCATGCAGCTCGCCACCTCGACCGACCTCTACCACTGGGAGCGGCACCCGGAGAACCCGCTGTTCACCGACGGGTACGACGCTCGCGATCCGATGGTGCTGCGCGTCGGCGACCAGTGGGTCATGTACTACACGGCGAACAGCCGGCCGGACGGCGGCCACCACATCGTCGCGTACCGGACCAGCGACGACCTCGTGCACTGGAGCGAGCGCGGGGTCGCTCTGAAGCATCCGGTGACGGGAACGTTCGGCGGCCCGACCGAGTCGCCGTACGTCGTGCAGGACGGCGATGACTACTACCTCTCGACCTGCTGCACGTCGAACTACACCGATACCCGCGTCTACCACAGCAACGACCCGCTGCACTTCGACGTCTCCGACGAGGTCGGCCAGATCGACGAGCATGCGTCCGAGATCGTGCGCGACGGCGACGACCTCTACGTCAGCGGTGCCGGATGGGGGCAGGGCGGCCTGTACCTGCGGCCCCTCGATCTCGACAAGGAACTGGTCACCGAAGGGCGAATCATCAAGACGGGCGGGTATCGCCTCGACCTGCAGACCGCACCACACGCCAGCATCCGGTCGATGGACGTACGCGCCCGGGGTGGCTGGCGGCGGGTGCTGAACGACGACTTCCGGGCCACCGCGCCCTACCTCGCGGTCGGCAACTTCGGCAGCACCGACCCGGCCGGGAAGCCGCGCCGGGTCGCGGTGCGTAAGGACGGCAGGCGATTGGCGCTGCGCGGCGTACCCCTCGGTGACGAGCCGGCGCGGGTCGACTGGCGATTCCGGTTCTCCCCGAGCACTTCGACATGTCCGCCGACTGGCATGTCAACGGCCGCCCGCATGCGCCGGTGTGGGAGGTCGCCATGCCCATCGACACGGCGCTGCCGCGGGTCGGCGACGACGAGAACGTCGACCGCGACACAGGTGACGTCCCCGGGTTCCCGCGCTTCGCGCTCGCCAGCTCGCGACGCGCGACGCTCGCCGCCGCGTACCTGCGCGACTCTGCGTGGCGCCGCGACAACGGGTTCGTCAACCGTCCGGTGGGCGCCTTCGTCTGGCAGGCGCTGTGGACCGAGGGTGGCGAACAGATGGCCCGTACGACCTACCCGGGCGGCACCTGGCGAATCGGCGCGACACCGCGCGGCCGCGACCGCGCGCTCGGCGAGCGGCTCTACCGTTCCCTGA
- a CDS encoding KpsF/GutQ family sugar-phosphate isomerase: MTDDPLIAIARETLLTEASAIKATAEELGPDFRKAIDLLASASGRVVVTGLGKSGHIGHKMAATFASTGTPSVYVHATEALHGDSGMVQAGDATIAISNSGTTAEVVDFAAHLHARGIPIVAMTAGGAESPLGRVATVVLDTRVEREADPLGLAPTTSTTVTLSLGDALAAALMTLSAFTHSDFRSYHPGGSLGAQLATHDDADPEGTPE; this comes from the coding sequence ATGACCGACGATCCCCTCATTGCCATTGCGCGCGAAACGCTGCTGACCGAGGCGTCGGCGATCAAGGCGACCGCCGAGGAGCTCGGGCCCGACTTCCGGAAGGCGATCGACCTCCTCGCCTCGGCATCCGGGCGGGTCGTGGTGACGGGCCTGGGCAAGTCCGGGCACATCGGGCACAAGATGGCGGCGACGTTCGCGAGCACCGGTACGCCGTCGGTGTACGTCCACGCGACGGAGGCGCTCCACGGCGACTCGGGCATGGTGCAGGCCGGCGACGCGACCATCGCGATCTCCAACTCCGGTACGACGGCCGAGGTGGTCGACTTCGCGGCTCACCTGCACGCGCGGGGCATCCCGATCGTGGCGATGACGGCCGGTGGAGCGGAGTCTCCCCTCGGCCGGGTCGCCACCGTCGTGCTCGACACGCGCGTCGAGCGCGAGGCCGATCCGCTCGGCCTCGCGCCGACGACGTCGACCACGGTGACGCTGAGCCTCGGAGACGCGCTCGCGGCGGCGTTGATGACGCTGAGCGCCTTCACGCACTCCGACTTCCGCTCGTACCACCCGGGCGGCTCGCTCGGCGCTCAGCTCGCCACGCACGACGACGCCGACCCGGAGGGAACACCGGAGTGA
- a CDS encoding PH domain-containing protein, with amino-acid sequence MLRHLLGLLPEQKIQQHLLADEGEHVIDIVEHHWVAYIRGIVFLLGGVVALVVAVIGPIELGWFFLLVGFGLLLFGGYRMMREHMDLFVITNMRVFRASGVFTQKVATMPIARILDITVNKPFIGRILGYGHFVFESAAQEQGLRDIRAIGDPDARNLTIQSVVQRSGLRGPKQGI; translated from the coding sequence GTGCTCCGCCATCTCCTGGGGCTGCTACCCGAACAGAAGATCCAACAACACCTGTTGGCCGACGAGGGCGAGCACGTGATCGACATCGTCGAGCATCACTGGGTCGCGTACATCCGCGGCATCGTCTTCCTGCTCGGTGGGGTGGTCGCGCTCGTGGTCGCCGTCATCGGCCCGATCGAGCTCGGCTGGTTCTTCCTGCTCGTCGGTTTCGGGCTGCTGCTGTTCGGCGGATACCGCATGATGCGTGAGCACATGGACCTGTTCGTGATCACGAACATGCGCGTGTTCCGCGCGAGCGGCGTCTTCACCCAGAAGGTCGCAACGATGCCGATCGCGCGAATCCTCGACATCACGGTCAACAAGCCGTTCATCGGCCGCATTCTCGGCTACGGGCACTTCGTGTTCGAGTCCGCCGCGCAGGAGCAGGGCCTGCGTGACATCCGCGCGATCGGCGATCCCGATGCGCGAAACCTCACGATCCAGAGCGTCGTCCAGCGTTCCGGCCTGCGCGGCCCCAAGCAGGGCATCTAG
- a CDS encoding ribokinase, which translates to MLGSFMMDLITRAPRRPVAGETLIGTGFSQHLGGKGLNQAVAAARSGAHVRMIGAVGDDDYGRQFLQRLDDERIDGARVMTTARGTGVGLPLVEPGGENSIVVVPRANLAITPEDVRAAASMLQSSDVVLLQQELPLDAIAEAARIAHDAGVTVMLNPAPVLEGTRGLSGLVDILVPNEPEARSLTNDPSGTAEAVGKALLDEWDLGRVVLTLGPAGALVVDRDGATPVRAHAVDAVDTVGAGDAFCGSLAAGLARGDEFPSAVRYANVAAALSVTRAGGADSVPTYAEVSELMSGD; encoded by the coding sequence GTGCTCGGGTCGTTCATGATGGACCTCATCACCCGGGCACCGAGGAGACCCGTTGCCGGCGAGACCCTGATCGGCACCGGCTTCTCCCAGCATCTCGGTGGCAAGGGCCTCAACCAGGCCGTTGCCGCGGCACGCTCGGGCGCCCACGTACGCATGATCGGTGCGGTCGGCGACGACGACTACGGCCGACAGTTCCTCCAGCGTCTCGACGACGAGCGCATCGACGGCGCCCGGGTGATGACGACGGCCCGCGGTACCGGGGTCGGGCTGCCGCTCGTCGAGCCCGGCGGTGAGAACTCGATCGTGGTCGTGCCGCGTGCCAACCTCGCGATCACGCCCGAGGACGTCCGGGCGGCCGCCTCGATGTTGCAGTCGTCCGACGTGGTGCTGTTGCAGCAGGAGCTCCCTCTCGACGCGATCGCGGAGGCCGCACGGATCGCACATGACGCCGGCGTGACCGTCATGCTCAACCCGGCGCCGGTGCTCGAGGGCACCCGCGGGCTGAGCGGACTCGTCGACATCCTGGTGCCCAACGAACCCGAGGCGCGCTCGCTCACGAACGACCCGAGCGGTACGGCGGAGGCCGTCGGCAAGGCACTGCTCGACGAGTGGGACCTCGGCAGGGTCGTGCTGACCCTCGGCCCCGCAGGTGCGCTCGTCGTCGACCGCGACGGCGCCACCCCCGTACGCGCGCACGCCGTCGATGCGGTCGACACCGTCGGTGCGGGAGACGCGTTCTGCGGCAGCCTGGCCGCCGGTCTCGCGCGCGGAGACGAGTTCCCGTCGGCCGTGCGGTACGCGAACGTCGCGGCCGCCCTCTCGGTGACGCGCGCGGGTGGAGCGGACTCGGTGCCTACGTACGCCGAGGTGAGTGAACTGATGTCTGGTGACTAA
- a CDS encoding glycoside hydrolase family 172 protein produces MSPSASTPSVRLAARLAAITVALGAAVAMAAPVAAHPPRPEIDATPTVGWQTYGSLDRLPYLDQGTQTLQSSSYDRTGGNDDGFEGTYSCLRETDAGCVIAEDSGPGEIDAIWFTRDEGVVAKTGNLRIELDGETVLDAPLQDIVDGKLGAPYVFPLVAHGRQSSGGVTIKVPMPYRESMRVTTTKNPLFHHVSYRTFASADGIETFDPDDVPADVIETLQAFGTADPKPRAGNATTQDTEFDLAPGERTSLGSLRGAGTIDELRVRIPQIEGIPDDLYITDDGRAFKGGSTFTVAIDPDNEGVEITKRADTLIGNQKSKLIVEGEDVGTWETTEPTGGQWADQTIEVPASITAGKSKLTVRNEFVGSDLDVNEFRYWVDSVKGGEPTRTDTVDIGPSDAGQESEKAHDYKIEDQVWEGYHTYTYPIDPALEKRLARSDRLLRKLRVQLAFDGRRTVDAPLGEFFGSGLGESEVTSLMYAMQTDDKGSYFAWWPMPYGHAAKVELVNRSRQTVEGADASVTSHRDAAVRGSLSGKRPTMGYFNATSKRSHTTKDADWRFLDVRGHGRFVGVNHTMTGLIREGNIRNYLEGDERVYVDGAKSPSIYGTGSEDFYEAGWYFNGGAFSNPMNGAPLMKTKSFGCEFQCDSAYRLMLAEGVDFTSSLRFGIEHGPAAEEPAIYGSTAFWYGHQGDRRSRVVDTIDIGNRRSERAHDYRGGGGVNRLTSVYEGDDDTVEVTDKTRAARKAVSFTVTVPRSNDGVRIRRTSDQLNAYQSVDVTVNGEPVGTWLQPRGNKSQRWLQDSFAVPAEVSRGERTLHVTLRRTDGAPKWSAARYEVSYE; encoded by the coding sequence ATGTCACCCAGCGCGTCGACCCCGTCCGTACGTCTGGCCGCACGTCTGGCCGCGATCACCGTGGCACTCGGCGCCGCGGTCGCCATGGCCGCGCCGGTCGCGGCGCATCCGCCGCGTCCGGAAATCGATGCCACCCCGACCGTCGGCTGGCAGACGTACGGCTCGCTCGATCGGCTCCCGTATCTCGACCAGGGCACGCAGACCCTGCAGTCGTCGAGCTACGACCGCACCGGGGGCAATGACGACGGGTTCGAGGGCACGTACTCGTGCCTGCGCGAAACCGACGCGGGCTGTGTGATCGCCGAGGACAGCGGTCCGGGCGAGATCGACGCCATCTGGTTCACCCGCGACGAGGGCGTTGTCGCCAAGACCGGCAACCTCCGCATCGAGCTCGACGGCGAGACCGTGCTCGACGCGCCGTTGCAGGACATCGTGGACGGCAAGCTCGGGGCGCCGTACGTGTTCCCGCTGGTGGCGCACGGCCGGCAGAGCTCGGGCGGCGTGACGATCAAGGTGCCGATGCCGTATCGCGAGTCCATGCGCGTCACGACCACGAAGAACCCGCTCTTCCACCACGTCTCGTACCGTACGTTCGCAAGTGCCGACGGCATCGAGACGTTCGACCCGGACGACGTGCCGGCCGACGTGATCGAGACGCTGCAGGCGTTCGGGACGGCCGACCCGAAGCCGCGGGCCGGGAACGCGACGACCCAGGACACCGAGTTCGACCTGGCACCGGGTGAGCGGACGAGTCTCGGTTCCCTGCGCGGCGCCGGCACGATCGACGAACTGCGCGTACGTATCCCGCAGATCGAGGGCATCCCCGACGACCTCTACATCACCGACGACGGCAGGGCGTTCAAGGGTGGCAGCACGTTCACGGTCGCGATCGACCCGGACAACGAGGGCGTCGAGATCACCAAGCGAGCCGACACGCTGATCGGCAACCAGAAGTCGAAGCTGATCGTCGAGGGCGAGGACGTCGGCACCTGGGAGACGACGGAACCGACCGGCGGCCAGTGGGCGGACCAGACGATCGAGGTCCCGGCGTCGATCACGGCCGGGAAGTCGAAGCTGACCGTACGTAACGAGTTCGTCGGTAGCGACCTCGACGTGAACGAGTTCCGCTACTGGGTCGACTCGGTGAAGGGCGGCGAGCCGACCCGCACCGACACCGTCGACATCGGGCCCAGCGACGCGGGGCAGGAGAGCGAGAAGGCGCACGACTACAAGATCGAGGACCAGGTGTGGGAGGGGTACCACACCTACACCTACCCGATCGATCCCGCGCTGGAGAAGCGCCTCGCGAGGTCCGACCGCCTGCTGCGCAAGCTGCGGGTGCAGCTGGCGTTCGACGGTCGGCGTACGGTCGACGCACCGCTCGGCGAGTTCTTCGGCTCCGGGCTCGGCGAGTCCGAGGTCACGTCGCTGATGTACGCGATGCAGACCGACGACAAGGGCTCGTACTTCGCCTGGTGGCCGATGCCCTATGGTCATGCGGCGAAGGTCGAGCTGGTCAACCGGTCTCGGCAGACGGTCGAGGGTGCCGATGCCTCGGTCACCTCTCATCGAGACGCCGCCGTGCGCGGGAGCCTGTCGGGCAAGCGGCCGACGATGGGCTACTTCAACGCCACCAGCAAGCGCTCGCACACCACCAAGGACGCCGACTGGCGCTTCCTCGACGTACGCGGGCACGGCCGGTTCGTCGGCGTCAACCACACGATGACCGGGCTGATCCGCGAGGGCAACATCCGCAACTACCTCGAGGGCGACGAGCGGGTGTACGTCGACGGCGCGAAGTCCCCGTCGATCTACGGCACCGGCTCGGAGGACTTCTACGAGGCCGGCTGGTACTTCAACGGCGGGGCGTTCTCCAACCCGATGAACGGTGCGCCGCTGATGAAGACGAAGTCGTTCGGATGCGAGTTCCAGTGCGACTCCGCGTACCGGCTGATGCTCGCCGAGGGCGTCGACTTCACGTCGTCGCTGCGGTTCGGTATCGAGCACGGACCGGCCGCCGAGGAGCCGGCGATCTACGGGTCGACCGCGTTCTGGTACGGCCACCAGGGCGACCGCCGCTCGCGTGTCGTCGACACCATCGACATCGGCAACCGGCGAAGCGAGCGTGCCCACGACTATCGCGGCGGCGGTGGCGTCAACCGCCTCACGTCCGTCTACGAGGGTGACGACGACACCGTCGAGGTCACCGACAAGACTCGGGCCGCACGGAAGGCCGTCTCGTTCACGGTGACCGTGCCGCGGTCGAACGACGGTGTACGCATCCGCCGCACCAGCGACCAGCTGAACGCGTACCAGAGCGTCGACGTCACCGTGAACGGCGAACCTGTCGGCACCTGGCTGCAGCCGCGGGGCAACAAGAGCCAACGCTGGCTGCAGGACTCGTTCGCGGTTCCGGCGGAGGTGTCACGGGGCGAGCGCACGCTGCACGTGACGCTGCGGCGTACCGACGGCGCACCAAAGTGGTCGGCCGCGAGGTACGAGGTGAGTTACGAATGA
- a CDS encoding DMT family transporter, whose translation MHWIHLGIAVVFEITVAIAASRAHGFTHRGWTAATLASGGIATYFLSRALLTFDVGTGYAMWTSIAGVGISLLGALLFGQRLDWRKALGIAIVIGGVVGLQLSGGA comes from the coding sequence GTGCACTGGATACACCTCGGCATTGCCGTCGTCTTCGAGATCACCGTCGCCATCGCGGCCAGTCGGGCGCACGGCTTCACCCATCGCGGGTGGACCGCCGCGACCCTCGCCAGCGGTGGCATCGCCACGTACTTCCTGAGCAGGGCATTGCTGACCTTCGACGTCGGCACCGGGTACGCCATGTGGACGTCTATCGCGGGTGTCGGCATCAGCCTTCTCGGAGCCCTGCTCTTCGGCCAGCGACTCGACTGGCGCAAGGCGCTCGGGATCGCCATAGTCATCGGCGGAGTGGTCGGCCTCCAGCTCAGCGGGGGCGCGTGA
- a CDS encoding MerR family transcriptional regulator, translating to MRIGELGHASGVSPRSLRYYEEQGLIRSERTASGWRDFDDSAVERVVMIQHLFAAGLRSATISQLLPCLEAPPEERTDVMGQLLAHEVERLEAKRRDIDRELDTLRALRRESAPTSQS from the coding sequence GTGCGCATCGGTGAGCTCGGACACGCCAGCGGGGTGAGCCCGCGGTCCCTGCGGTACTACGAGGAGCAGGGACTGATCCGATCCGAGCGCACTGCCAGTGGCTGGCGAGACTTCGACGACTCAGCGGTCGAACGGGTCGTAATGATTCAACACCTCTTCGCCGCCGGCCTGCGCAGCGCCACGATCAGCCAGTTGCTGCCGTGCCTCGAGGCACCGCCGGAGGAGCGAACCGATGTGATGGGGCAGCTACTCGCGCACGAGGTGGAGCGGCTCGAAGCGAAACGCCGCGACATCGACCGAGAGCTCGACACGCTGCGGGCGCTGCGCCGGGAATCCGCACCAACGTCTCAGTCATAG
- a CDS encoding DMT family transporter — MSTITRTRSGTNAWVVLLLAGLFEVGYALSVGGSDGFTVLSWSLVAVVFFLLTLYALSVALRTIDVGIGYAVWAGIGAAGAALLGPMFFNESLSLAKVGWLSVVIAGVVWLKLADGTSD, encoded by the coding sequence ATGTCGACGATCACCCGTACCCGCTCCGGCACGAACGCGTGGGTCGTGCTGCTCCTCGCTGGACTCTTCGAGGTCGGCTACGCGCTGTCCGTCGGTGGCAGCGACGGCTTCACCGTTCTGTCGTGGTCGCTCGTCGCGGTTGTGTTCTTCCTGCTCACGCTGTACGCCCTCAGCGTCGCGCTGCGCACCATCGACGTCGGGATCGGCTACGCAGTATGGGCCGGCATCGGGGCGGCCGGTGCAGCACTGCTCGGACCAATGTTCTTCAACGAGAGCCTGAGCCTCGCGAAGGTCGGCTGGCTCAGCGTCGTCATCGCCGGTGTCGTCTGGCTCAAGCTCGCCGACGGGACGTCCGACTAG
- a CDS encoding substrate-binding domain-containing protein translates to MSHLLPRSRGLAALATIGATAALALTACGTESDAPSGDEPASQAECQGPDGDYLIGMSQANNAEPYRVQMNDDIEAAAKEVDQFDVKIADAAQDSATQVSQVQNFITQKVDLLIISPNEAAPLTSVVADAYNQGIPVIVLDRKVEGDAYTQWIGADNEEIGKRAGEFVAKELLPDGGNVVEIRGLSGSTPAKEREDGFAKGIAGNPDIKIIDKGDGDWLLEDGQAEAQAMFKAHDDIDVVYSHNDPMGQGAAAAAEDAGVKDQIDILGIDGLPIPAGGLKSVETGELTATFVYPTGGKEAVDTAKQILIDCEDVPKTVTLETEQVTKENAAQIYEQNSTE, encoded by the coding sequence ATGTCTCACCTCCTCCCGAGGTCGCGAGGCCTCGCGGCGCTGGCGACGATCGGCGCGACCGCGGCGCTTGCCCTGACCGCGTGCGGCACGGAGTCGGACGCCCCGTCCGGTGACGAGCCCGCATCGCAGGCCGAGTGCCAAGGCCCCGATGGCGACTACCTGATCGGCATGAGCCAGGCGAACAACGCCGAGCCGTACCGCGTACAGATGAACGACGACATCGAGGCCGCGGCGAAGGAGGTCGACCAGTTCGACGTCAAGATCGCCGACGCCGCTCAAGACAGCGCCACGCAGGTGTCGCAGGTGCAGAACTTCATCACCCAGAAGGTCGACCTGCTGATCATCAGCCCGAACGAGGCCGCTCCGCTCACCTCGGTCGTCGCGGACGCGTACAACCAGGGGATCCCGGTGATCGTGCTCGACCGTAAGGTCGAGGGCGACGCGTACACACAGTGGATCGGCGCGGACAACGAGGAGATCGGAAAGCGAGCGGGCGAGTTCGTCGCCAAGGAGCTGCTGCCCGACGGCGGCAACGTGGTCGAGATCCGCGGGCTCTCCGGGTCGACGCCGGCCAAGGAGCGCGAGGACGGCTTCGCGAAAGGCATCGCCGGCAACCCCGATATCAAGATCATCGACAAGGGCGACGGTGACTGGCTGCTCGAGGACGGCCAGGCCGAGGCACAGGCCATGTTCAAGGCACACGACGACATCGACGTCGTGTACTCGCACAACGACCCGATGGGTCAGGGCGCCGCGGCCGCAGCCGAGGACGCGGGCGTCAAGGACCAGATCGACATCCTCGGGATCGACGGTCTGCCCATTCCGGCGGGTGGCCTGAAGTCGGTCGAGACCGGCGAGCTGACCGCGACGTTCGTCTACCCGACCGGCGGCAAGGAGGCGGTCGACACCGCCAAGCAGATCCTGATCGACTGCGAGGACGTACCCAAGACCGTCACGCTCGAGACCGAGCAGGTCACCAAGGAGAACGCCGCGCAGATCTACGAGCAGAACTCGACGGAGTAA
- the meaB gene encoding methylmalonyl Co-A mutase-associated GTPase MeaB: MPGGQVPDVADLVERARTGDARAVGRLITLVEQESPLLREITALLAPHAGRAHVVGVTGAPGVGKSTSTSALVSALRGAGHRVGVLAVDPSSPFSGGALLGDRIRMQVHATDPDVFVRSMATRGQLGGLSLATPQALRVLDAAGCDTVIVETVGVGQSEIEVAGLADTTIVLLAPGMGDGVQAAKAGILEIGDIYVVNKADREGASEVRRDLRTMLAPSSRPTEAWKPPILLTTANTGEGVDEVAARVDAHHRWLDTHGELQRRRARRTRDEIEAIALASLRSRLARVNVGRDMDDLAHSVLARESDPYSAADVLLEAVMHRDT; encoded by the coding sequence ATGCCCGGAGGGCAGGTGCCCGACGTCGCGGATCTGGTCGAGCGGGCGCGTACCGGCGACGCGCGCGCCGTCGGCCGGCTGATCACGCTCGTAGAGCAGGAGTCCCCGCTGCTGCGCGAGATCACGGCGTTGCTCGCTCCCCATGCGGGGCGGGCCCACGTGGTCGGGGTGACCGGGGCGCCCGGCGTCGGGAAGTCCACGTCCACGTCGGCGTTGGTGTCTGCGCTCCGCGGGGCAGGCCATCGCGTTGGCGTACTCGCCGTCGACCCGTCGTCGCCCTTCTCCGGTGGAGCTCTGCTCGGTGACCGGATCCGAATGCAGGTCCACGCGACCGACCCCGACGTCTTCGTACGCTCCATGGCGACGCGTGGCCAGCTCGGCGGGCTGTCGCTGGCGACGCCGCAGGCACTGCGGGTTCTCGACGCCGCGGGGTGCGACACCGTGATCGTCGAGACCGTCGGCGTCGGCCAGTCGGAGATCGAGGTCGCCGGGCTCGCCGACACGACGATCGTGCTGCTGGCTCCGGGCATGGGTGACGGAGTCCAGGCGGCCAAGGCCGGCATCCTCGAGATCGGCGACATCTATGTGGTCAACAAGGCCGATCGCGAGGGTGCGAGCGAGGTACGCCGCGACCTGCGCACCATGCTCGCCCCGAGCTCGCGGCCGACCGAGGCGTGGAAACCACCGATCCTGCTGACGACGGCCAACACGGGGGAGGGCGTCGACGAGGTCGCCGCGCGGGTGGACGCGCATCACCGTTGGCTGGATACCCACGGCGAGCTGCAACGCCGGCGAGCCCGGCGTACACGAGACGAGATCGAGGCGATTGCCCTTGCGTCATTGCGGTCCCGGCTCGCGCGTGTCAATGTTGGCCGCGACATGGACGACCTGGCACACTCGGTGCTCGCACGCGAGAGCGACCCGTACTCCGCAGCCGACGTACTTCTCGAGGCCGTCATGCACAGGGACACCTGA
- a CDS encoding LacI family DNA-binding transcriptional regulator — protein sequence MPTIHDVARRAGVSAATVSRVLNGQTEVSPDLTERVRLAVEELDYRRNAVARNLRRRGTTVWGVIIPDVGNPFFTAMVRGMEDAAHEEGYSLVLCNSDENLEKERRYVDVALDEQMAGVIIAAASEADSDLSPLIDRGIPVVAVDRRLERDDVDTVMVDNARGAQLGTGHLLDQGCRRVACITGPTRTTTAYQRLQGFLGAHRARDIDVDDALVLRENFKEDGGRDGASRLAELADPPDGLFVANNLMTVGALSALVDRDVKIPQDMALVGFDHLPWADLTRPQLTTVAQPTYEMGREAGRALSARIAGDTAISRTIVLSPTLHVRESSIR from the coding sequence GTGCCGACAATTCACGATGTCGCCCGCCGTGCGGGCGTTTCGGCCGCTACCGTCTCGCGCGTGCTCAACGGGCAGACGGAGGTCTCGCCCGATCTCACCGAGCGCGTACGACTTGCCGTCGAGGAACTCGATTACAGGCGGAACGCGGTGGCGCGCAACCTCCGGCGCCGCGGCACGACGGTGTGGGGCGTCATCATTCCCGACGTCGGCAACCCGTTCTTCACCGCGATGGTCCGGGGCATGGAGGACGCTGCGCATGAGGAGGGCTACTCGCTGGTGCTCTGCAACAGCGACGAGAACCTCGAGAAGGAACGCCGGTACGTCGACGTTGCGCTCGACGAGCAGATGGCGGGCGTGATCATCGCCGCGGCGTCCGAGGCCGACAGCGACCTCTCACCGCTGATTGATCGCGGCATCCCGGTCGTCGCGGTCGACCGGCGTCTCGAACGCGACGACGTCGACACGGTCATGGTCGATAACGCGCGGGGAGCCCAGCTCGGCACCGGGCACCTGCTCGACCAGGGCTGCCGCCGCGTCGCGTGCATCACCGGGCCGACGCGCACGACGACGGCGTACCAGCGGCTGCAGGGGTTCCTCGGTGCGCATCGCGCCCGCGACATCGACGTCGACGACGCCCTCGTACTGCGCGAGAACTTCAAGGAGGACGGCGGTCGCGACGGTGCGAGCCGACTCGCCGAGCTCGCCGACCCACCCGACGGGCTGTTCGTCGCGAACAACCTGATGACCGTCGGCGCGCTGTCCGCGCTCGTCGACCGAGACGTCAAGATCCCGCAGGACATGGCGCTCGTCGGTTTCGACCATCTGCCGTGGGCCGACCTGACCCGACCGCAGCTCACAACGGTCGCCCAGCCGACGTACGAGATGGGCCGCGAGGCGGGCCGAGCGCTGTCGGCGCGGATCGCCGGCGACACCGCGATCTCGCGCACGATCGTGCTCTCGCCGACGCTACACGTCCGCGAGAGCTCGATCCGCTAG